One genomic region from Jiangella sp. DSM 45060 encodes:
- a CDS encoding TetR/AcrR family transcriptional regulator has protein sequence MAQTGARPWARSDEKHQAIVRAAREVFLSNGYLGTNMDLIASRSGVSKQTVYTHFGSKEALFVEIVGSMTGDAGDRVHHERPELGDDAELEAYLRGFAERQLRIVTEPELLQLRRLVIGEVGRFPELAKVLYERGPQRAIGELTAMFEVLLERGLLTGAEPAEAAEWFNWLVMAAPLNRAMMLGDAAVPGDDELRRHVAEAVRIFLTAFGPTPPR, from the coding sequence ATGGCGCAGACCGGCGCCCGGCCGTGGGCGAGGTCCGACGAGAAGCACCAGGCCATCGTCCGCGCCGCCCGCGAGGTGTTCCTCAGCAACGGCTACCTCGGCACGAACATGGACCTCATCGCGTCCCGGTCCGGCGTGTCGAAGCAGACCGTCTACACGCACTTCGGCAGCAAGGAGGCGCTGTTCGTCGAGATCGTCGGCTCGATGACCGGCGACGCCGGCGACCGCGTCCACCACGAGCGTCCCGAACTGGGCGACGACGCCGAGCTGGAGGCCTACCTGCGCGGGTTCGCCGAGCGGCAGCTGCGCATCGTCACCGAGCCCGAGCTGCTGCAGCTGCGCCGCCTGGTCATCGGCGAGGTGGGCCGGTTCCCGGAGCTGGCGAAGGTGCTCTACGAGCGCGGACCGCAGCGGGCCATCGGCGAGCTGACGGCGATGTTCGAGGTGCTGCTCGAGCGCGGGCTGCTCACCGGCGCTGAGCCGGCCGAGGCCGCCGAGTGGTTCAACTGGCTGGTCATGGCCGCGCCGCTGAACCGGGCCATGATGCTCGGCGACGCCGCCGTTCCCGGTGACGACGAGCTGCGCCGGCACGTCGCCGAGGCGGTGCGGATCTTCCTGACGGCGTTCGGCCCGACCCCACCCCGGTAG
- a CDS encoding siderophore-interacting protein has product MRRGEAPAPRAPGVRLSYSELRVVGCEPVTPRMRRVTLAGDGLAEFTPVAPDQQVKLFFARDGGVPEVPDPPDSLDDVGSWYQRYLAMPDERRPWLRTYSIRAHRPSAREVDVDFVLHGDGAHSGPAARWAAAARPGDVVGLYGPSVSHLRTPGRHDWKLFAGDETALPAIGAWLESLGPHERAVVVAEVAGPEEEQPLESAADVTVLWRHRGDAPAGHSSVLSDAVRSLSFPGGEPFAWVAGEASAVRTVRRHLVNERGLDRRAVAFAGYWRVQLTHDDAPTADELADHAEAAAG; this is encoded by the coding sequence GTGCGGCGGGGTGAGGCGCCGGCGCCGCGGGCGCCCGGCGTGCGGCTGTCGTACAGCGAGCTGCGCGTCGTCGGGTGCGAGCCGGTCACGCCGCGGATGCGCCGCGTCACCCTGGCCGGCGACGGACTGGCCGAGTTCACGCCGGTCGCGCCGGACCAGCAGGTCAAGTTGTTCTTCGCCCGCGACGGCGGGGTGCCGGAGGTGCCCGACCCGCCGGACAGCCTGGACGACGTCGGGAGCTGGTACCAGCGCTACCTGGCGATGCCGGACGAGAGGCGGCCGTGGCTGCGGACGTACTCGATCCGCGCGCACCGGCCCTCGGCGCGCGAGGTGGACGTCGACTTCGTCCTGCACGGCGACGGCGCGCACTCCGGCCCGGCGGCGCGGTGGGCGGCGGCCGCGCGGCCCGGCGACGTCGTCGGGCTGTACGGGCCGTCGGTGAGCCACCTGCGTACGCCCGGCCGGCACGACTGGAAGCTGTTCGCCGGCGACGAGACCGCGTTGCCGGCGATCGGGGCGTGGCTGGAGTCACTCGGGCCGCACGAGCGCGCCGTCGTGGTCGCGGAGGTGGCCGGACCGGAGGAGGAGCAGCCGCTGGAGTCGGCGGCGGACGTGACGGTGCTGTGGCGCCACCGCGGCGACGCGCCCGCGGGCCACTCGTCCGTGCTGTCCGACGCCGTTCGGTCGCTGTCGTTCCCCGGCGGCGAGCCGTTCGCCTGGGTCGCCGGCGAGGCGTCGGCCGTGCGGACGGTCCGGCGGCACCTGGTGAACGAGCGCGGCCTGGACCGGCGGGCGGTCGCCTTCGCCGGCTACTGGCGGGTCCAGCTCACCCACGACGACGCGCCGACGGCGGACGAGCTGGCCGACCATGCGGAGGCCGCGGCGGGCTGA
- a CDS encoding methionine ABC transporter ATP-binding protein, which translates to MAPLISFQDVSKVFGAGDRAVRAVDGVTLDIEAGEIFGVIGYSGAGKSTLVRLVNALETVTSGRLLVDGQDVTALREAELRRVRAGIGMVFQQFNLLNSRTVAGNVGYPLKVAGWPRDKRAARVAELLDYVGIADKAKSYPRQLSGGQKQRVGIARALATEPRILLADEATSALDPDTTQDVLALLRRVNRELGVTVVVITHEMDVIRSLAHRVAVMEAGKVIEHGPVYDVFAAPRERATRRFVATTLKDRPTPEAVERLRHRHPGRIVTVGIRESGVDVTAALREHGVDGTIVFGGITEIDERPFGSLTLELAGPDAAIEAFLADLRSRTDVDDLGTAGVRA; encoded by the coding sequence ATGGCACCCCTGATCAGCTTCCAGGACGTCAGCAAGGTCTTCGGCGCCGGGGACCGGGCCGTCCGCGCCGTCGACGGCGTGACGCTGGACATCGAGGCGGGCGAGATCTTCGGCGTCATCGGCTACTCCGGCGCCGGCAAGAGCACGCTGGTCCGGCTGGTCAACGCGCTGGAGACGGTGACGTCCGGCCGCCTGCTCGTCGACGGGCAGGACGTCACCGCGCTCCGCGAGGCCGAGCTGCGGCGGGTGCGTGCCGGCATCGGGATGGTGTTCCAGCAGTTCAACCTGCTGAACTCGCGCACCGTCGCCGGCAACGTCGGGTACCCGCTGAAGGTGGCCGGCTGGCCGCGCGACAAGCGGGCGGCGCGCGTCGCCGAGCTGCTCGACTACGTCGGCATCGCCGACAAGGCGAAGTCGTACCCGCGCCAGCTCTCCGGCGGCCAGAAGCAGCGCGTCGGCATCGCCAGGGCATTGGCGACGGAACCGCGGATCCTGCTCGCCGACGAGGCCACCAGCGCGCTCGACCCCGACACCACGCAGGACGTGCTCGCACTGCTGCGCCGGGTCAACCGCGAGCTGGGCGTCACCGTCGTCGTCATCACGCACGAGATGGACGTGATCCGCTCGCTCGCCCACCGGGTCGCCGTCATGGAGGCCGGGAAGGTCATCGAGCACGGCCCGGTCTACGACGTGTTCGCCGCGCCGCGCGAGCGGGCCACCCGCCGGTTCGTCGCGACGACCCTGAAGGACCGGCCGACGCCCGAGGCGGTGGAGCGGCTGCGGCACCGGCACCCGGGCCGCATCGTCACCGTCGGCATCCGCGAGTCCGGCGTCGACGTCACGGCGGCGCTGCGCGAGCACGGCGTCGACGGGACGATCGTGTTCGGCGGCATCACCGAGATCGACGAGCGCCCGTTCGGCTCGCTGACGCTGGAGCTGGCCGGGCCGGACGCGGCGATCGAGGCGTTCCTCGCCGACCTGCGCTCTCGCACGGACGTGGACGACCTCGGGACGGCGGGGGTGCGAGCGTGA
- a CDS encoding methionine ABC transporter permease, which translates to MNRDWSELSPILWESVRETLYIVGVTVGVGGALGLVLGVLLYATRRGNLLQNVVVFTVLNVAVNVVRPIPFIIFITAVGPVTLAVVGTTIGNDAVIFAMAIMATFVTARIVEQNLVATDPGVIEAARAMGASRLRILVTVLVPEALAPLILGYTFLLIGIVDMSALAGYVGGGGLGNFAIVYGYQRFNWEVTLVTVLVIIGMVQLAQLLGNWLARKALHR; encoded by the coding sequence GTGAACCGCGACTGGTCGGAGCTGTCGCCGATCCTGTGGGAGTCGGTGCGCGAGACGCTGTACATCGTCGGCGTGACGGTGGGCGTCGGCGGCGCGCTGGGGCTGGTGCTCGGCGTGCTGCTGTACGCGACGCGGCGGGGCAACCTGCTGCAGAACGTCGTCGTCTTCACGGTGCTGAACGTCGCCGTCAACGTCGTGCGGCCGATCCCGTTCATCATCTTCATCACCGCGGTCGGTCCGGTGACGCTCGCCGTCGTCGGCACCACCATCGGCAACGACGCCGTCATCTTCGCGATGGCGATCATGGCGACGTTCGTCACCGCACGCATCGTCGAGCAGAACCTCGTCGCGACCGACCCGGGCGTCATCGAGGCGGCCCGGGCGATGGGCGCGTCGCGACTGCGGATCCTGGTGACGGTGCTGGTGCCGGAGGCGCTCGCGCCGCTGATCCTCGGCTACACGTTCCTCCTCATCGGCATCGTCGACATGTCGGCGCTGGCCGGCTACGTGGGCGGCGGCGGGCTGGGCAACTTCGCCATCGTGTACGGCTACCAGCGGTTCAACTGGGAGGTCACGCTGGTGACCGTGCTGGTGATCATCGGGATGGTGCAGCTGGCGCAGCTACTCGGGAACTGGCTGGCGCGCAAGGCGCTGCACCGCTGA
- a CDS encoding pyridoxamine 5'-phosphate oxidase family protein: MLPGLDDATTEAALRRLDAEEEIWITTVRADGQPQTSPVGFLWDGARFTLLSRPGAGKVRNLAGNARVSLHLELDRTAQTSGGVVTVEGDAVVEAGPLTGAEADRYVAKYHATMELVGITRDEFLDDYSAVVRVTPTRVRAY, encoded by the coding sequence ATGCTGCCGGGACTGGACGACGCCACCACCGAGGCCGCGCTGCGCCGCCTCGACGCCGAGGAGGAGATCTGGATCACGACGGTGCGCGCCGACGGGCAGCCGCAGACGTCGCCGGTCGGGTTCCTCTGGGACGGCGCCCGGTTCACCCTGCTCAGCCGGCCCGGCGCGGGCAAGGTCCGCAACCTCGCCGGCAACGCCCGGGTCTCGCTGCACCTCGAGCTCGACCGCACCGCGCAGACGTCCGGCGGCGTCGTGACCGTCGAGGGCGACGCCGTCGTCGAGGCGGGGCCGCTGACCGGAGCCGAGGCCGACCGCTACGTCGCCAAGTACCACGCGACCATGGAGCTGGTCGGCATCACCCGCGACGAGTTCCTCGACGACTACTCCGCCGTCGTCCGCGTCACACCCACCCGGGTGCGCGCCTACTGA
- a CDS encoding FAD-binding and (Fe-S)-binding domain-containing protein: protein MTPVIDVDALRAAVGSAQVSDRVADRARMAHDASHYLLTPAAVVTPSSVPEVATLLATAHRDGVPLTFRSGGTSLSGQAGTDAVLVDTRRHFGAVTVLDDGARVRAEPGAVVRRVNAALAPYGRRLGPDPASEAACTVGGVVANNSSGMTSSTTATAYRTLAGLELVLPSGTYLDTAAPDADGRLAALEPGLHAGLARLRDRLRADAVLRGRIEHQFSMKNTMGYGLNAFLDHDRPADLLAHLVVGSEGTLAFVASATFDTLPVLPHVATALLVFDRLDAAIAALPALVGAGAGAVELMDSTSLRVAAADPRAPETIRSLPIAQHTALLVEVAAESAAELVALAGDVGAVIQRLPLTTPGGLSTDPGQRAAAWHVRKGLYATVAGARPQGTTALLEDIVVPAPALGPAVRDLQELFDRYAYGDAVIFGHARDANLHFMITPRLDDPRELDAYAAFTEDLVDLVLGADGSLKAEHGTGRIMAPYVRRQYGDELYAVMREVKALCDPRGVLAPGVVLDEDPRAHLRHLKTVPPVDPALDTCVDCGYCEPVCPSRGVTTTPRQRIALLREIAVATPEVRAELEQAYRYDAVQTCAADSLCVTACPVQIDTGQAMKARRAESLGPLAQRAGKTAARHWGAGVAAARAGLRVASALPGPVVSGASSLARAVLGTEWIPAADGSLPGPGRPRPSSSWPVPHAAEAVFFPACIGALFAPEGDGDGVTAAFLALTARAGVPVAIAERTPSLCCGTPWASKGLKAGAAVMAQQVFAALWPLTDDGRLPVVADASSCSHGLAGLGSSLPAPDAAKWERVSVVDAVSFVRSSVLPRLAPVADDRRLDRVVLHPTCASVHLGEVDDLTALGAAVAREAVVPSNWGCCGFAGDRGLLHPELTRGATEAEAATVAALGEAGGYASCNRTCELGMTRATGKPYRHVLELLEEATRPA from the coding sequence GTGACCCCCGTCATCGACGTCGACGCGTTGCGAGCCGCGGTCGGATCGGCCCAGGTCAGTGACCGCGTCGCGGACCGTGCCCGCATGGCGCACGACGCCTCGCACTATCTGCTGACGCCGGCGGCGGTGGTGACGCCGTCGTCCGTGCCCGAGGTCGCCACGCTGCTCGCGACCGCCCACCGCGACGGCGTGCCGCTGACGTTCCGCTCCGGCGGCACCAGCCTGTCCGGCCAGGCCGGCACCGACGCCGTCCTCGTCGACACCCGCCGGCACTTCGGCGCCGTGACGGTGCTCGACGACGGCGCGCGGGTGCGGGCCGAGCCGGGCGCGGTCGTGCGCCGGGTCAATGCCGCGCTGGCGCCGTACGGCCGCCGGCTCGGGCCCGACCCGGCCAGCGAGGCCGCCTGCACCGTCGGCGGGGTCGTCGCGAACAACTCCTCCGGCATGACCAGCTCGACGACGGCGACGGCGTACCGCACGCTGGCCGGGCTGGAGCTGGTGCTGCCGAGCGGTACGTACCTCGACACCGCCGCGCCCGACGCCGACGGCCGGCTGGCCGCCCTCGAGCCCGGGCTGCACGCGGGGCTGGCCCGGCTGCGCGACCGGCTGCGCGCCGACGCCGTGCTGCGCGGGCGCATCGAGCACCAGTTCTCGATGAAGAACACCATGGGCTACGGCCTCAACGCGTTCCTCGACCACGACCGCCCGGCCGACCTCCTGGCGCACCTGGTGGTCGGGTCGGAGGGGACGCTGGCGTTCGTCGCGTCGGCGACGTTCGACACGCTGCCGGTGCTGCCGCACGTCGCCACCGCGCTGCTCGTGTTCGACCGCCTCGACGCCGCCATCGCGGCGCTGCCCGCGCTGGTCGGCGCCGGCGCGGGCGCCGTCGAGCTGATGGACTCGACGTCGCTGCGGGTCGCCGCGGCCGACCCGCGGGCGCCGGAGACGATCCGGTCGCTGCCGATCGCGCAGCACACGGCGCTGCTGGTCGAGGTGGCGGCAGAGTCGGCGGCCGAGCTGGTCGCGCTGGCCGGTGACGTCGGCGCCGTCATCCAGCGGCTGCCGCTGACCACGCCCGGGGGGCTGTCCACCGACCCCGGGCAGCGCGCCGCCGCCTGGCACGTCCGCAAGGGCCTCTACGCGACGGTCGCCGGCGCGCGGCCGCAGGGGACGACGGCGCTGCTGGAGGACATCGTCGTCCCGGCGCCCGCGCTCGGGCCGGCCGTGCGCGACCTGCAGGAGCTGTTCGACCGGTACGCGTACGGCGACGCCGTCATCTTCGGGCACGCCCGCGACGCCAACCTGCACTTCATGATCACGCCGCGCCTCGACGACCCGCGGGAGCTGGACGCCTACGCCGCGTTCACCGAGGACCTCGTCGACCTCGTGCTCGGCGCCGACGGCTCGCTCAAGGCCGAGCACGGCACCGGCCGCATCATGGCGCCGTACGTGCGCCGCCAGTACGGCGACGAGCTGTACGCCGTCATGCGCGAGGTGAAGGCGCTGTGCGACCCACGCGGCGTGCTGGCGCCCGGTGTCGTGCTGGACGAGGACCCGCGGGCGCACCTGCGCCACCTCAAGACCGTCCCGCCGGTCGACCCCGCGCTCGACACCTGCGTCGACTGCGGCTACTGCGAGCCGGTCTGCCCGTCGCGCGGGGTCACGACGACGCCCCGGCAGCGCATCGCGCTGCTGCGCGAGATCGCCGTCGCCACCCCCGAGGTGCGGGCCGAGCTGGAGCAGGCCTACCGCTACGACGCCGTGCAGACGTGCGCGGCCGACTCGCTCTGCGTCACGGCCTGCCCGGTGCAGATCGACACCGGCCAGGCGATGAAGGCCCGCCGCGCGGAGTCGCTGGGCCCGCTCGCGCAGCGCGCCGGGAAGACGGCGGCCCGGCACTGGGGCGCCGGCGTCGCCGCGGCCCGGGCCGGCCTGCGGGTCGCTTCGGCGCTGCCCGGGCCCGTCGTGTCAGGCGCGTCGTCGCTGGCCAGGGCCGTGCTCGGTACGGAGTGGATCCCGGCGGCGGACGGCTCGCTGCCCGGACCCGGCCGGCCGCGGCCGTCGTCGTCGTGGCCGGTGCCGCACGCGGCCGAGGCGGTGTTCTTCCCGGCCTGCATCGGCGCCCTGTTCGCCCCCGAGGGTGACGGCGACGGCGTCACCGCGGCGTTCCTGGCGCTGACGGCGCGGGCCGGCGTGCCGGTGGCGATCGCCGAGCGGACGCCGTCGCTGTGTTGCGGCACGCCATGGGCGTCGAAAGGGCTGAAGGCGGGCGCCGCGGTCATGGCGCAGCAGGTGTTCGCCGCGCTCTGGCCGCTCACCGACGACGGCCGGCTGCCGGTCGTCGCCGACGCGTCGTCCTGCTCGCACGGGCTGGCCGGGCTCGGGTCATCGCTGCCCGCGCCGGACGCCGCGAAGTGGGAGCGGGTGAGCGTCGTCGACGCGGTGTCGTTCGTCCGGTCGTCGGTGCTGCCGCGGCTCGCGCCGGTCGCCGACGACCGTCGGCTGGACCGCGTCGTCCTGCACCCGACCTGCGCCAGCGTGCACCTCGGCGAGGTCGACGACCTCACCGCGCTCGGCGCGGCCGTCGCACGCGAGGCCGTGGTGCCGTCGAACTGGGGCTGCTGCGGCTTCGCCGGCGACCGCGGGCTGTTGCACCCCGAGCTGACCCGCGGCGCGACCGAGGCCGAGGCGGCCACCGTCGCCGCGCTGGGGGAGGCCGGCGGGTACGCGTCCTGCAACCGCACCTGCGAGCTGGGCATGACCCGCGCCACCGGCAAGCCGTACCGTCACGTGCTGGAGCTGCTGGAGGAGGCGACCCGCCCGGCCTGA
- a CDS encoding DUF1905 domain-containing protein encodes MPATEAGPIDVRFDATLTQGDVDAPGSWTVVVMADSAQVFGTRRPVKVAGTMDGHPFEATLLPLGDGTHIVPVKAAVRKAIGKGAGDDVTIHLQHRR; translated from the coding sequence GTGCCAGCAACCGAAGCCGGCCCCATCGACGTCAGGTTCGACGCCACGCTCACGCAGGGCGACGTCGACGCACCCGGCAGCTGGACGGTGGTCGTCATGGCCGACTCCGCGCAGGTGTTCGGCACCCGCAGGCCGGTGAAGGTGGCCGGCACCATGGACGGCCACCCGTTCGAGGCCACGCTGCTGCCGCTGGGCGACGGGACGCACATCGTCCCGGTCAAGGCGGCCGTGCGGAAGGCCATCGGCAAGGGCGCCGGCGACGACGTCACCATCCATCTCCAGCACCGCCGCTGA
- a CDS encoding DUF3291 domain-containing protein, with the protein MRLAQVNVARLRWELDSPRLAGFVAAVDGVNLLAEASPGFVWRLRAGHGPVATADGDPRLVVNVSVWETYEHLHAFVYRGRHGGLVRRRAEWFTRTPSPYVALWWVADDAQPSAADALRRLEHLRRHGPSPRAFTVRRRFPP; encoded by the coding sequence GTGCGGCTGGCCCAGGTCAACGTCGCCCGGCTGCGGTGGGAGCTGGACTCGCCGCGGCTGGCCGGCTTCGTCGCGGCCGTCGACGGCGTGAACCTGCTGGCCGAGGCGAGCCCCGGGTTCGTCTGGCGGCTGCGGGCCGGTCACGGCCCGGTGGCGACCGCCGACGGCGATCCTCGGCTGGTCGTCAACGTGTCGGTGTGGGAGACGTACGAGCACCTGCACGCGTTCGTCTACCGCGGCCGGCACGGCGGGCTGGTCCGGCGCCGGGCCGAGTGGTTCACCCGGACACCGTCGCCGTACGTCGCGCTCTGGTGGGTGGCAGACGACGCCCAGCCGTCGGCCGCGGACGCGCTGCGGCGGCTGGAGCACCTGCGCCGCCACGGGCCGTCGCCGCGGGCGTTCACCGTGCGGCGCCGGTTTCCTCCGTAG
- a CDS encoding MetQ/NlpA family ABC transporter substrate-binding protein: MNRRIALPVAFAAAAAVLAACGGGDDETASGESGDPIRIGVVGASEDYWTAFTELTEEEGIDVELVNFTDYTQPNPALSQGQLDLNQFQHLQYLAAYNVANDDDLAPIGATAIYPLGLYSQKHQSLEDIPEGGEVAIPNDETNQARALLVLQDAGLITLEGGGSSTSLPSDVVEAESRVSVTPVAAEQTATALNSVDASVINNDFVADAGLEPTDALYQDHADSPGARPYINVWVARSDEVDNETFQRLVELYHSPEVEAASSEASGGTAVFTDNPSDELSEILDGIQTDLAAP, encoded by the coding sequence ATGAACCGCCGCATCGCCCTGCCCGTCGCGTTCGCCGCAGCCGCCGCCGTCCTGGCCGCCTGCGGCGGGGGCGACGACGAGACCGCGTCCGGTGAGTCCGGCGACCCGATCCGCATCGGCGTGGTCGGCGCCAGCGAGGACTACTGGACCGCCTTCACCGAGCTGACCGAGGAGGAGGGCATCGACGTCGAGCTGGTGAACTTCACCGACTACACGCAGCCCAACCCGGCGCTGTCGCAGGGCCAGCTCGACCTCAACCAGTTCCAGCACCTGCAGTACCTGGCCGCCTACAACGTGGCGAACGACGACGACCTGGCGCCGATCGGGGCGACGGCGATCTACCCGCTCGGCCTGTACTCCCAGAAGCACCAATCGCTGGAGGACATCCCCGAGGGCGGCGAGGTCGCGATCCCGAACGACGAGACCAACCAGGCCCGCGCGCTGCTCGTCCTGCAGGACGCCGGCCTGATCACGCTCGAGGGCGGCGGCAGCTCGACGTCGCTGCCGTCGGACGTCGTCGAGGCGGAGTCGCGGGTCAGCGTCACGCCGGTCGCGGCCGAGCAGACGGCGACGGCGCTGAACAGCGTCGACGCGTCGGTGATCAACAACGACTTCGTCGCCGACGCCGGACTGGAGCCCACGGACGCGCTGTACCAGGACCACGCCGACAGCCCGGGCGCCCGCCCGTACATCAACGTGTGGGTCGCACGGTCCGACGAGGTCGACAACGAGACCTTCCAGCGGCTGGTCGAGCTGTACCACTCGCCGGAGGTCGAGGCGGCGTCGTCGGAGGCGTCCGGCGGGACGGCGGTGTTCACCGACAACCCGTCCGACGAGCTGTCGGAGATCCTCGACGGCATCCAGACGGACCTCGCCGCGCCCTGA
- a CDS encoding alpha/beta fold hydrolase: MTEYVTTALGDRVAYDRYGDGPGLIFVAGAGPFRAIDPVTTATAELAAEQGLATIVYDRLGRGESEATGRIGLDREFAALRALMDLLGGEAALCGHSSGCSISLAAAANGLPVTALALWEAPIAPVGTVAEWIGEVERRMDAGDFDGALTHYMKDMPPEWLEQAKQNPMYELFAAQVVSYRADGESLVWADSGPQAELFANVRVPTEFLLGEKTFDEMHAAAAAVLATIPGSAKLELPGADHTWDVAPMAAELARFILRAVS, encoded by the coding sequence ATGACCGAGTACGTCACCACCGCCCTGGGCGACCGCGTCGCCTACGACCGCTACGGCGACGGTCCCGGGCTGATCTTCGTCGCCGGCGCCGGCCCGTTCCGCGCCATCGACCCGGTCACCACCGCGACCGCCGAGCTGGCGGCCGAGCAGGGCCTGGCCACGATCGTCTACGACCGCCTCGGCCGCGGCGAGAGCGAGGCCACCGGCCGCATCGGCCTCGACCGCGAGTTCGCCGCGCTGCGTGCGCTGATGGACCTGCTCGGCGGCGAGGCCGCGCTGTGCGGGCACTCGTCCGGCTGTTCCATCTCACTGGCCGCGGCCGCGAACGGGCTGCCGGTGACGGCGCTGGCGCTGTGGGAGGCGCCCATCGCGCCGGTCGGCACCGTCGCCGAGTGGATCGGCGAGGTGGAGCGGCGCATGGACGCCGGCGACTTCGACGGCGCGCTGACCCACTACATGAAGGACATGCCGCCGGAGTGGCTCGAGCAGGCCAAGCAGAACCCGATGTACGAGCTGTTCGCCGCCCAGGTGGTCAGCTACCGCGCCGACGGCGAATCGCTGGTCTGGGCCGACTCCGGGCCGCAGGCCGAGCTGTTCGCGAACGTCCGGGTGCCGACCGAGTTCCTGCTCGGCGAGAAGACGTTCGACGAGATGCACGCGGCCGCCGCGGCCGTGCTGGCCACCATCCCGGGCAGCGCCAAGTTGGAGCTGCCCGGCGCCGACCACACCTGGGACGTCGCGCCCATGGCGGCCGAGCTGGCCCGCTTCATTCTCCGTGCAGTCTCCTGA
- a CDS encoding ABC transporter substrate-binding protein — protein sequence MNLSRWVPIVLGLAVVATACGDSDDAEPAAGTSPAGTVTVEHQFGSTEITGVPERIVTIDLQWTDVMLAMGAEPVGYSVDAFMPESGVPWQQLPAEAEPLPLDDGPPIEQIAELQPDLILGSYSIADQGVYDQLSGIAPTIAGEDALQVTPWQDLVRTAGEILGEQDRAEDVIAGVDGEVAEVADALPGLAGKTFSLAQYIVGDSIYVVADEQDGSSVFFQQLGMTMYAPVRDEGEATGDTRIMVSPERSDLLRADLLAFLVNGGDESDLADIPGFDQLPGTVAVLDYPTIVGLNTPSPLSIPYSLEQLRPYLEEAAGAAG from the coding sequence ATGAATTTGTCCCGATGGGTCCCCATCGTGCTCGGCCTGGCCGTGGTGGCGACCGCCTGTGGCGACTCCGACGACGCCGAACCGGCCGCCGGCACGAGCCCGGCCGGCACCGTCACCGTCGAGCATCAGTTCGGTAGCACGGAGATCACCGGCGTGCCCGAGCGCATCGTCACGATCGACCTGCAGTGGACCGACGTCATGCTGGCGATGGGCGCCGAGCCGGTCGGCTACTCCGTCGACGCGTTCATGCCGGAGTCCGGCGTGCCGTGGCAGCAGCTGCCCGCCGAGGCCGAGCCGCTGCCGCTGGACGACGGCCCGCCGATCGAGCAGATCGCCGAGCTGCAGCCCGATCTCATCCTCGGCAGCTACTCGATCGCCGACCAGGGCGTCTACGACCAGCTGTCCGGCATCGCGCCGACCATCGCCGGCGAGGACGCGCTGCAGGTGACGCCGTGGCAGGACCTCGTGCGGACGGCGGGGGAGATCCTCGGGGAGCAGGACCGGGCCGAGGACGTCATCGCCGGTGTGGACGGTGAGGTGGCCGAGGTCGCAGACGCGCTGCCCGGGCTGGCCGGCAAGACGTTCTCGCTGGCCCAGTACATCGTCGGCGACTCGATCTACGTCGTGGCCGACGAGCAGGACGGGTCCAGCGTGTTCTTCCAGCAGCTCGGCATGACGATGTACGCGCCGGTCCGCGACGAGGGCGAGGCGACCGGCGACACCCGGATCATGGTCAGCCCGGAGCGCTCGGACCTGCTGCGCGCCGACCTGCTGGCGTTCCTCGTCAACGGCGGCGACGAGAGCGACCTCGCCGACATCCCCGGCTTCGACCAGCTGCCCGGCACCGTCGCCGTCCTCGACTACCCGACGATCGTCGGGCTGAACACGCCGTCGCCGCTGTCCATCCCGTACTCGCTGGAGCAGCTGCGGCCCTACCTCGAGGAGGCCGCCGGTGCGGCGGGGTGA
- a CDS encoding TetR/AcrR family transcriptional regulator, with amino-acid sequence MTTQERPRAPLSKERVLAAAVALADAGGVEALSMRKLAHALGVVPMALYKHVRNKDELLDGMVDAVVGEIDPPVAGADWKTTVRQRVLSARRVLLRHPWASRVIEERTRARPDPTPAVMTYMDSMIGIFRAGGFSIDLTHHAMHVMGSRLLGFSQELFEDSGPAQPAEPPPPEFAERFPHIAELVMGISHDSGTVVGPGCDDQFEFEFALDLVLDGLDRLRQAGRVASSSSSST; translated from the coding sequence ATGACCACGCAGGAACGGCCCCGGGCGCCGTTGAGCAAGGAGCGCGTCCTCGCCGCCGCCGTCGCCCTGGCCGACGCCGGCGGCGTCGAGGCGCTCAGCATGCGCAAGCTCGCCCACGCGCTGGGCGTCGTGCCCATGGCCCTGTACAAGCACGTGCGGAACAAGGACGAGCTGCTCGACGGCATGGTCGACGCCGTCGTCGGCGAGATCGACCCGCCGGTCGCCGGAGCCGACTGGAAGACCACCGTCCGGCAACGGGTGCTGTCGGCGCGCCGGGTCCTGCTGCGCCACCCGTGGGCGTCCCGGGTGATCGAGGAGCGCACCAGGGCGCGGCCCGATCCGACGCCCGCGGTGATGACCTACATGGACTCGATGATCGGGATCTTCCGGGCCGGTGGCTTCTCCATCGATCTCACCCACCACGCCATGCACGTCATGGGCAGCCGGCTGCTGGGCTTCTCGCAGGAGCTGTTCGAGGACTCCGGCCCCGCGCAGCCGGCCGAACCGCCCCCGCCGGAGTTCGCCGAGCGCTTCCCGCACATCGCCGAGCTGGTCATGGGGATCAGCCACGACTCCGGCACGGTGGTCGGCCCGGGGTGCGACGACCAGTTCGAGTTCGAGTTCGCCCTCGACCTCGTGCTGGACGGCCTCGACCGGCTGCGTCAGGCCGGGCGGGTCGCCTCCTCCAGCAGCTCCAGCACGTGA